AACCAAGCTATAACACAATAAGTAAATCCCACTCATGCACCCACGGTCCGAGACTCACACATACAGAGCAAATCTAGGAGTCATCTGGCACAGACTGGCCTCCTTCCCATTACTAGCAGGGAAAGAAAATCAACTGCAAGGCCTAATTACTGATAAACCCCCAGCAGCCAATCTCAAAAAGACTCTAATCCCAatttgaaatataatataaaaggATCCAAGAATATGATGACATCAAAGCACGAGATATTATGTCATGAGTGTATTGGATGGATAACAGCTGGAATACCTTAAACttgcccaaaatttaaaaatttAACATTTTCTATTGATGTGCTTGGTAAATTAAACAACCATCTTATGCATATTTTGCtccatgtgaaaaaataaaacaagaaggAACACAAATGGAGCCCTCGAATAGATGAAGTAATTGCTTTGTTATATTACTTTAGttatttaattaatgtgattAGCCACTATCTTTATATCCCCTTAAATTGCAATAGTAAAGCATTTCACGGACATAACCAAATGAACAGCGTCATGTATCCGCAGCAACACACGACACACAACAAACAGGCGCGCGCCGCATGAACACTCACACCACCATCCGCGAAATGATCCACGACACCATCTTGATCTCTGTGGGGTTTTTTCCTTATTTTAACAGAGTATTCAGCACCTCCATTCCGACCACACGACTGATGCTGAATATCAGGAGGAATGCCATCCGATcctgtgtctgtatgtgtctcaATGTAACGGTGAAAACACACGCTACTGGAAAGAGCCGCTGCATATGACGCGCCGCTCAGTCACCCCGCGTCTCTTAAAGGGACAGCGACATCTTTACACCTGCtccatgaataaaaaaaataaaaacaattctggtTTATTGATGCGCTCAAAAGTGTTTACATTGTAACCATAATTTCCTACAAAATACTTCCAAAACTACAGTTAATTTGCTACtatagtacataaataaatcaatacgaGTTATCCTGCAAACACTGAACAGTGTaatttgtatttactttttatgacaacgtttgctaatattaaataattactgTTGTTCAACATGTCTGGTACTATGACGGATACAGTCACCatggtaaaatgtttttttttattattattaccatatatgtatttaatttatttgtgttgtgaggGATTAATGCATTccagaaaaaatatttgtgttgaaCATGAAAATTGATAGCTCTCATATTTATTGACCAAAATAACAACATTACAATCCGATAGCAGTCCATGATCTATGTGTATGCCAAACTACCAACGTCATGTAACGATGACGTCAAATGCTCCGCCCATTTTGATAACTGTCGCGAGCTGACAGGTCGTACTAGCTTTCATATCGCAATACTCGATTGATGAATTTTTCACACATTCGGGCATATTCGTCTCACTTAGAGAGGGTAAGCAGCAGTTATAGTTTTATATATGATTACAATTTGCATTTGGTTATCACACATGGTGTTACTCAGTGGCGCAAAACGTGGGTATGCGCTATATGCGGCGCATGGGGGCGCCGCATCATGGGGGCGCCAAagcgatggtaaaaaaaaaaaaaaacgaaaaaaaatttctaatttatataagttttataaatttttatataacatttatatcaaagttatataagttaaatataaaaaagttatatacattttagaGGACTAACAGGCTAGAGTAGGCGCCGGAGCCCTCATAAGATTCCATCAtaaatttattttgacagaagggtAATATCGTGACGCGAGCGCTGAGTGAGCAGCAGGAGTGAGTTGTCGTTAAAACTCAAAGATGGATAAAGAAAAAAAGCTGTCGGCGGctaaaaactgaaaaagaaagagggaaaaggaGATTGCATGTCAAGGGATGCGACAGCAGCTTAATAAGTGGATGGTGAAAGTCAACAGGTAGGATTTAAAGTGTGACGTCTGTGCTTAGAAGCTTgcaaatattcatgttaacagaCTAGCTAGCGTTTGCTAAGACTGGGAATGTAGCAGCCAGAATATGTAGATAGCTAGCTTAGAATATGCAAAACCGAGGTTGCTgagctgaaaactgaaaaatataaggTAGCATGTACGATAAATGACAAGAATCTGGAAAACAACTAATGCAATATCTCTGGTTTACCATGGAAGCATGCATAGATTTGCTAGCAAACTTGGAGGCttgcaaatattaatgttaacagactggcaagtgtttgctaacttaatgcaaataatgttgcagatatttacatttagattttggttaaaccctaggtagggtcacatctctctctctttttaaaaatctgtgctatgtgtgtgtgtgtgtgtgtgtatatatatgtatatatatatatatatatatatatatatatatatatatatatttatatcgaTGCAATACTAGATAAATGGGCAAGTGAAAATGCACGCCATGTTACAATTTAGTAGAAACTAAAGAGCGCTTTTGAATGTTTGGTAGCAACATTGTTACTTGGATTGGGAATCGAGAATCGGTGACTGACTTGTTCTaactgtttattctgtttgtaactttttattatttgttaacattgttaataataatatatatatacagccacTGTAGGCCTAcggtatatatgtacatatatatatataccgtaggCCTACAGTGGCTGTCTGATATACTATCAAATAAACCTTTATTATTTGAAGCCCATACATGATGATGTCCggcaaacttatttataagtggGGGGGCGCCAAAATTGTTGCTGCATACCCCTCTGACACTGGGTAGTTGCGCCCCTGGTGTTACTATGCCAATTTTTTACCATAGGAAGACGACATGATGAGGCTTTACTGAAGCACTagtcaaatgttatttttgtctaaatgttttgttaaacacTAAATATAGCTTATGCATCAAGAAGAACTCAATAAAAACGTGGTCAGTATTTCAAAAGCTGTAGTTTATTGCAGTGTCATCCACGAACCACAAATTGTCTTATCAAATAAAATAGTAAGCATCAAACAAATATATGGCTAAGAAATTAACTGTCAATTCCAAATAACAAggccaaatacttttttgtaaacttttattttttcaggGGGTCTCATACACACTGCTAAaatcaatatatactgtatattggtaCACCAGTAGTTCTGCAGAACTGGAATTGTTGATTATCTGCCAGTCTAACGCTTGTTGTCAGTAAAATATAATCTAATGGagtattacaaaaaaaaagaacaatgttcttttctccaaaaaaaaaaaaaacttttgtgaaCTAAAAATACAAAACTTTGGTCTAGTTCCCTTCCATGCTCGTAACCACCTCTTCAGGAAAAGCTGACAgcaatattttaatcaattttatttctgtttatcaCATTCACAACTAAAAGCTCTCCATCATTGAAGAGCACAAAATGAATGTTCGCTAAAAAAAGAAACCCAGTGCACAGTTTCACAGAAGTCTTCAAGGAAACCTTCTTGAAggtcttttaaaagatgcatgtCAGCTTATATCAGTTCTTGGAATAGTCCAACAAATTTTAAATGCAGAGAAATACAGAGTTTTAAATACAGAGAAAAATATTGGAAAGCAAAACAATGGTTCAATAACACTGATGAAGCAGATTCTTCATCCTACCAGAAATCCAAGAGACCATTATAAACAGCTTGTATTGGGAGAACACTGGCCTTATCCAAACCAATTCCACTCTACCCAAAAAACTAATTTGACTGTGATTTCACAACCATCTTCAGGCTTGAGTTGAAAACAACTAAGAGCGGCTTAGCTTAGTAGATTCATGGGCTTTTAGTGTTCCCACAGCATCCTTCACAGCATGGTAGATGATGTTCTTCACCTGTGAATAACAGAAGTATACACAACATTAAATCATCTGAAAGTGTTCATTAAGTATCTAAACCCAAATTGTAGCACAAAATATAGGTAAATAAAGGGTTAATTATGCCAAAAAGGATAATTTTGAAAAAGAGATTTTAGGCAAAATATTCACACCGTGAATGTTCTGCCTATCATCTGCTTTCGTGTTCCACAAGTCATAtggggtttgaaacaacataaaggtaagtaaatgatagcATTtgtaactaaccctttaacattatatacattttaagaaaTACCTGTAGCTTGTCCTCATGGTTGGTGTGAGTGTTGGAAAGGTGGCGGAACTCTTGCGTCAGTCTAAAACAGTGCTTCACGTGCTCAGGAGAAACAAAGTCCTCCGCAACTTTGATACAGCTGTACAGGTTGTGCACCTGGGAAAAAGCAAGATGAGGAATTGAGCATTTTCATGTCAAGTGCATGATTTCAAACTGAACTCGGGTTAATATAAATCTCAATGCTAACCTGATGTGGCGCTCCAGCTGGGATGAAAACAGCATCTCCTAAAAACTGCACAATGGACCAGCCCTGGACTCCATACTCTTCGTACAGCCTGTGACGCAGTGTCTGGTCTAGGTACCAGCTCTGATCATGGATAGGGTCATGATCTGGAGGGTTCTCTTGACCCTGTTCCTCCCCAACCTGAAATAGGTAGGTGAAATAAACCTTGGTTATTCAGTctgatttaaaacataaaatatttgggAACATAGCTGTACTGTTGATTCTTCCTTAAATACAGAAAACCTTTCAGGAGGTAAGTATATCATTCATTCATCAATCAAGAGAGAAATGGCTATCTTGTCACCTTTCGGAGGAGTTCACGGATCTTTTCAGCATCTTTGGCAGCGTAGATGTGCCACAGAGCTCCAGGTTTCTCCTTTATCTCATAGACTCTTCTCTTAGTCATTTCATCGACGTCACCCTCCTCAATGGTCTGCATCACCTCTGCAGTTATAATAGGTAGGTCAGTAAACAAACACAATTAATCATAATCAAAATCCTTCACACTTGCTGTAAGAGATTCTGAACTACAGCAGTCACTGATATTGATGGTTAGGGACTCTAATTATCTTCTAAAAATTGCCTCTGGAATTGTTTGGGCAACTATACTATGATCAACTCCAAATAATATTGGCAAATAAAACAAAGGGTAAATATTTAATTTGCTAAAGTCAAGCAactaattacaattacaaaataattaagaaaaaagGATCTGCTCACAGTTTAACAGACGCcgacataaaataaatataatattaatcaaAACTACTCCAGGAATCAAACACATCATTCTctgtaaaaactataattctgaCAGCACAGATTGCTAGAATAAAAAAGGTGGCATCACAATGTtagttaaatctttaaaaaagaaaaagaaaaaagaaacgaCAGAATATGAAGATCCATCACCAACCACTTAAGAGCATGGAAATAACATTCTTAAATAAAAACTTGTTctgagaaatttcatttttgggtgaactattcctttaaaaacttcATCTTTGCATACACTTTCTCCATATAAGTGGACATCTTTCATAATGCATCCAACTCCATTTTAAATAAGGGAAAATTCGATTTTATTAAATTACCCCTTTAAAAACTAACGCTCACTTATCCAACAAGATGTCTCAAGTAGAGTCTCAACACAGTGATGTGGGGGGGGGTTGCTATCTGTAATCAGTGTGTATGTTCAGTGACCTGGAAAATTCGGAATGGAGTTTCCAAAATGGCACActgagaaaattattttattcataacTTTTTTTCCAGTACATCCTTGCAATCTTCCTCTCAACAGTACAGAGGTCTCAAAGAGATATTCCTGATGTTAATGAGCATTTCAACACAGTACAACAGTTtaatctagtaaaaaaaaaaaatagtaagagACAGATGAAAGCAATGGGTGTGAAGACCAAGATAGAGCAAGAAAAGTAGGAGGGGCATGCCTGGCAGGTGAGACAAATTGCTCAAATAAATGCACAGACCTTTGAATCCAGCGAGGTCTGCTTCTGTGAATGAGAAATGGTGCCACAATCAAAAGTAGTAAGACCCCAAGAGAACAGGCCATACTAAAATCCTGCATCCAGCCCACATTTCTGTAAGCTATTCAGACGTGAGGTAGTAGGGTTGGATGTTTGCTAGAATTTGCCAATCAAAGCTAGCAGGCTAAGTGAGCAAACTATATAAGGGGGCACAAGTTATCTTGCATGAAAACAAATCCTCACAAATCTTAATAGATTCCACTATTAGAGATTAGGTTACACCTTACACCAGAGTTGATAATAAATtagatgtaaacaaaaacaaggcTGAGAGGAATAGGAGCAAAGTCCATTCCAATACAACATACTGTTGTTTACCCACAGGGTTTGATTGTTCAACTgaggaaacataaaaaaaaaatattttcacaaaattcaACTCGATGTGACCTTGGACCttaaaacagtaaaacattttgaaCAGACCCTACTTCTATCCCTCACActcttgttttcatttgtgtttaattttacTAAGGTCCATAAGGTGCTTAAGAGGAAGGTTTGGGACAATTCACTGATATGAAACTTCATAACAAAgttaggggtctgaatacttctgcaaagattttttaatatttaaattccaGAATCAGACCCACAGAATCCATTCAAGCTCCTTAAGCTATTAAGCTGCAGGTCTACCAGGAGCATTTCAGGCAAGTTTGACAGTTTATAGATATAGTGAACACAGTGTTGAATCAAAGTTTTTCGATGAGCTACAATGAACTGGTGAGAGCACAGGAGCAAAAGTATATGCCTTAAAATAACCTAATACAGATTAAAAAGAAGTATGATTTAAAATCAGATCAATATGAGTAAATATAAACAGACAATAACACAATGGTCTTGGCACACAGCTTTACATATACGGTCAACCCACTAAGAAATCTCAGACAATAGCAAAAATACTTGTTCTGATGTGGAGAAGATCATTCTACTGTAGCTGTAGTATAGGTGAAATACAGAAATATAATACACAGGAAATGTTGCATCTTcaagaaacaaacacaaaagcgaAAAACTTACCATTTGCCTGGTCACCTTCTCCTTCTGGGATGCCCACGTACACCATGACGTTAACAGCATCAGATACATCCAGATGGAGGTTAGTGGTGCCAACCTTTCTATCTTCAGTGGAGGTCAGACCTGACATGAAAGAGTAAaggaaatagatttaaaaaaCAGTTATGAAATCCTCATCATGAGTAATGGCAGACTGTTAAATGAAAACTCCTTACCATAGGCATTGTACATTTTAGGACCAAGATCTGGGCGAACAAAAAAGTTTGGAAGACGAGAGGCCAAGTTGAGGCGGCCATCTCTCTTTGTGTACTCTGGTAAGGGAAGGTTATCCATGAGATCATCAAACCTGCAAATGGGGGAACATCAGTGAGCTAAATCATGACAGAACTGCCCAACATACTGTGTGCTCCCAGATAAATACTGCACCAAATTACAAAATCAGCAAAACCTACCGAGTGGGCATCATATCTCTGAAATCTTCTCCAGGAGGCCAATCTTTAAGTTTTAGTACCATAGGCTGGCCGTCTCCACCTTGCAACCGCTCTAAAGAAATAAAGGAAAATGAAATAGACCTAGATTAACTGCTTACAGAGCAAATTCCTCCAAAAGTTGAGGTGTGTAATATCCAGCCTTTCTCGGAGTtgtaaaacaaactaaaaatctGGAGAAGTCAAAGTGGCTGTACTTACTGGAAATGACCTGGAAGCCATCCCAGAAGTCTCGGACCTTGACATCAGAGATGATGGCACAGTTCCTACAGTTGACCAGGTCCACATCCTGATCTCCAAACTCCTCACTGAAGACCTCAGGCTTCCATAAGTTACTCTTCAGCTTCTTGTCTATGCCGGAGACCAGCACAGgctaaacaaaagaaaacattattaGCATCAAGCAGTCTTCAGGAACTTTGATAAAACACTGAAGGGTAAGCCATTCCATTTTATCTTCCTTACCTGCCCTTGTTTCCAGCACTCTCTGAAGATTTTCCAGTTGTTGCTGTTGCTCGGGTCCTGCAGACAGAGCAAGCGCCCATCACACAGCCAGGAGTGGGAAGTGTTTGGATCTAGAACACTCAGACCCATCACCCCCTCTCTGCGAGGAACACTCCCAGACTCTCCACCTTCTGCTGACCCTGCTGCACGCCGACCCTCTGCCTTCTTGGTCTCCACCACCGATGCAATGATATGATCCAGGAAGTTAGGAAGTCCTCCCTTCATCTTGTCAGACTGCACggcaggaaaaaaaatattaattcttgAGAACTcacaaaaaaagtaataaaaggttGTTTATAGCATCATTACATACCCCAGTAGTGGAGAACACTGAAGGGAAGGAGACTCCACCCTCTGTGGAACCCTGCGGGAGCTTGCCAGGGCCAGAATTAAGCAGATCACGTAGGCTAGTACCCTCTGCTTTCGGTTGGGAAGGCCCAGAGCCCAGCAACAGACTATTGAAGAGCTTAGGGCTAGACCCTGAAGGTTTGGAGAGGGTGCTGAAAGAGTCCAGGCCAAACGGAGGACGGGAGTCACGACCCATCATGGAGCGCAGAGATTCTGAGAGGACACAAGATTTAGTTAACAGGAAGATTCTGAATTTTGCATCGGAGcacaaaaattatattcaacACCCAAGAAATAAGAATGTTGTCTAATCAAGAAATGTTTTATGAAGTGTACAAATTATCCTCTaaccagacagttataaagtCCCAGTGTAAACAACTTTAAAATTGGTCTAACCTTTGGGCTCCTTTTGTGTGGCCAGGTCTGCCAGCCAGTGAAGCGCTGAGGAATTGCCTTTGCCATCCTTTGTGCCTAGTGTCTGGGCAGCAGCCGGGGTAGTTGTGCTGGTATTTGCTCCACTCATGCCTGATGTTGTGTCAGTATTGTCCCCCTCTTCAGCAGGCTCTGTCTTGACTACTACACCCATTCCAGATTCGCCATTTGGCCGGGATGTGGCTGGACTGGAGGTGGCTCCATTCCCTGTACTATTAGCTGCACCCGACTGCATCAATTACAAGTGAGGGAAAAAGAtgatataatacaaaaaaaacaacaaaaaaaacattagaaaACAAAATCTTCTCAGATGCTTCTTTAAGAGGTAATTCTGGTTTCAAAGAAGACATTTTGGAAATAGCAGGGAACTTGCCTGTGAAAAGCCATTTGGAGCACCGGGACGCACCAAAGGTTTGTTATGTCGACTAGTACAGGGACAGTTAGCTTTGATCCCCCATTTTCCTCTGGCTGCATGTACCATGTCACCTATGCTATACAAGGCTAAAGGGATACAAAGAGAGAATAACAAATACACAATGTTTTTGACCTTGTTGCGACATATTTTTAGTTTCGTTATAACTATTAATAGGAGTAAATGCACTAACCTGTGCCAGGTATAATTTGAGTAGGCATGAGGTTCTGTGGTTCATGTGGCTGGCCTTTAGCACATTTCAGCCATGAGAACACCTCTTCATCAGGGCCATCATCTACTGAAAGAGTACTAAGTGTCAGAAACAGTGTAATCCAAGTACCTGATAAAAGATAGTAGTCATTTACTTCTAAATGTATTATGCCCTGCAGTAGATTCTTGTGTCTACCTTCAGGTGGTCTGTTCTTGCGTAGCCGGTAGCAGTCAAGGCAAACACCAAAGCCACATTTACGACACACCCAGTGAATGTTGAAGAGTGTTgtttcacacacatcacacatttcCCTCACTCCCCTGACAGCTCGCTTCCATGCCACTTTCTCTGCAAAATCACACAGAGTTGTCAGACTACTTGAAATGCTAACATTATGTTCAAGTCTTAATTACTAGCATGAAAAACATGCAAAACAGGAacttcaaatgtaataatttacatCCATGAAATCTACAGTTACTCCCAAGTCCAAAATATTGTACTATGATGATGGAAGCAAGGTCAATGTGGGCCGAAAATCTGTTATCAGACTTGCACAATGTTGGTTTGAAAAAATGTTTATTCATATTTCATTTTAAGTCGCCTCATACTTGGAATGAACAGACCTTTAATAAGATTTAGTAGACAGAAGGAAAGGTGTGACTTACGATGGGGCTCTATCATCATCATGGCCTCTTTCTCTGACATGACCAGTTGGCAAAACTGGTCACCCACATtagccaaaatgtatttggacgtGTCCAAGTCAAGTCCTTCCTTTGCTGCGATGGTGGGAAGCCACAGCCCCATTGCTATACTATCACTTTGCGTGGGACTCAGAAAACCTTCCACACGAAGGACTCCCTTCTTCGTGAAAGCCAGTCTTTTAGGAGAAAGAGAAATCAAAGAGGTTGAAAAGTCAATATGTCATGATCAACAAAAACTTACTACAActtttgtctgaaagtttaaacacACGCATTTCACCTGCGAAAGTGGAAGAAACGGCAGGCCACGTtgggatcatcatcatcatccgaGTCCTGTTCGCGGAATTTCCTGTAGCGCTCCAGGCGGCACTCGCGACATTTGTGCAGGTGGGGTGCCACGTTAATGCAGGAACCGTCCTGCATAAAGGACTCACCGGACTGCTTCAATCGCCGAACCTTATTTTGATCCTTTAACACTGACTGTCCCACTAGATTGACCACACATTGCAAGCCAAGATCAGTTTACTGTGAACCCTAATTGCATTCAGTTACATTATTTAGGGAAGGTTCTGACATCTGAAGCAAAATTAATATTGAATTAATCAAAATTGATAAGAGGTACCAGTCAAGCATTTTACCGGTAAAGGATTTGCTCCGCGGCCGGCTCTTAGCCACAGGCTGTGTCTTATTCTCCTCAGCTGTTGCCTGAACCCCAGGCTTTTGGCTCTGCCCAGAGTTCTCTTCCGTGTCACTCAAATCAGACAGGTCACTGTTGCTACTGGACTCTGACTCTCGTCTGGTGGACTGCCCACGTTCCTCTGGGGAAACCTTCTGTGACATCTGGTCAAGGGACGTGGCAACTCTACCTTCATCATTGACACGGGTGCTAACATCTGAACCCTCGTTTGGTTTGGATGTTTGTTGCCCATCCTGGGCTACCAATGTAGGAGTGGTCATAAGAGAGGAATGTGCAAACTGGGGGGTTAGGATTCCTTTAGGGGGTTCTGCCATGGTGAATAAATTTGGTTTGGCATCATTGCCAGGAGGATCTTTACCAAGTAGACTGTTGCAGACCGAAGGTGGAATAGCAGATGTGGATGGGGCAGGGAGTACAACGGAGGATGATTTTGAAGATGACAATGCACTTAAAAGATTTTGTGAGACAGCTTTACCATAAGAAAGAAATGGGTTTGTCTCCTTAGAAGCCAGTAGGAACAGGTTTTCATGAGTTTCTGAAACCTTGTTGCCAGTAAGCAAACTAAAACCACTGACAGGGTTAGAGCTGTTAACATTTCTATTCCCACTGCCGCCAGTACCAAGTCCACTGGTTCCTAGTCCTAAGGAAGGTTTCAGAACCTCTGGAGAACCTGCAACTTGACAACCAACTATAGCTGTAGGAAAAGTGGCTGGGAGTTTGCTGTGTGCCTCCCCAACCACTCCAAAAGGCTTGTTTTTTAGAATTCCATTGCCTGTAGGCTTGATATCAGGCACTTTGGGCTGCTCTTTCAGTGATGACAGGCCACCAGCAGGTGCTGAACCAAACAGTCCAGCAGATGCAGAAGCCACAACTGACTTTTTGAAACCCTCAGAGGGTGCAGTAGGCTTGAACAGGCTGGGCGGCTCCTTATTCAGGCACTCCGACAATGATGTGAAGGTCTTTGATTGGCCTTGAGAGATACTCTGGTTCTGAGACATGCATTGGAAGAACAGATTCTGTGATGGATCAGATTCTTGCCTCTGCTTTTCTTTTGCAGCTGCAAATGGAAAGCCAAAAGGCTTGTCCTCCTGGGAAGAGCCGTTTGTCTGTGCAGGGACATCCCCAAACAGTCCCACACCAAATCCTGTGGTAGTTAAAGCGGGGGTCTTGGATGTCTGAAATACAAAGCAGCAAAACAACACGATACtacacattttcactttaaaggaaaagttcacttaaaaatgaaaattctgtcatattttactctccctcatgtttcacACTGTCAAAggcttggaatgacatgagggtaaattatgacagaggtttcatttatgggtgaactattcttttaaaaacattcAAGCAAAACGAGTGAAAGGTAGAAAACGAAAGGGACATCTTTGTTGATTTAATACCTGGCTTGCCTCTGGGGTTGATCCCCACATACTGGACTTCTGGTTTGCATCTGCAGGAGCAGAAAGAGCCACACTTGAAGCATTTTCTCGCGAAGGTGATGAGATGGTAACAGGACCTGGAGACACCAGGGCAGCTGTTTTAGGATACCCTGAAAGGACAGTATCTTCCCTCTCTGATACTGGGAGTAATGGGGAGGATTTAGGGGCAGGGGCCCCTGGCACCAAGCTGGGCATTTGTCCCAAAGAGGGAAAAGTGTTAGAAAAGGGTGATGGGGCAGGCTTCAATGGAGGTGGTGTTGGAGTGGACACAGGAAGCACAGTTGATTTTGAAGTTGTCCTTTCTTGGTTTGGGACAGAACTGCCATTCTCCTTGACAAAACCTGCTGTCCTTGTGTGGGAGTGGTCCTGCTGAGAGGAATTACTGTTGTTAGTGGAGTCTTGGCTTGGCAGTGCTACTGGACTAGAGTTGCTCATCACCCTCCCACCTACTCCACCCCCACCATCCTCTCCCTCCACTATTTCTACTGCTGGCATCTTTACGCATGTTACCATAGCCTCAGCATCCTTGTTGGAACCATTCCCATTCTGGTTATCAGAGACACCCTCTCCAGTTCCTTTGAAACGTTTAAGAGTAATGTCTTCATCTCCTACGGAAGCTGTCCGGCGCCGTCGACTGCCCTCACCTTTCCCACTATCACCCTCCTTCCTGCGTCGATCTTGGCTCTTCAAAAGACATGATATGCCAGATGACATAGGCACATAATTAATAAAGTTTGGCTAAAGTACATTATAAACAATGACTTTACAATTCTAGTAACATTGTATTGGATTAGACATAATCTACGGTCTGATCGACCCTGGCAGTGACAATCTCATCATACCTCATCTAATTTTTCCACAGCAATCATTACATGAATGACCCGAGGATCGACCACCTGTGTTTCCTCAccctgcacaaaaaaaaaaacattaacacatcaaaccacatactgcaaAAATCTTTCATCTCCAACCCTTGAATCTTGCACTGGAACACCTACCCCTGTCTATGGGTTCTCACTTCCCACCCTTTTTGAACAATTAATTTCTATgatatttttatgactttttcaGGTGGTTTGAGATCACTGCGTAtggaattttttaaataatttagattCAGACTGATTTGTTAATTAATCATTTAGCTGCTTTGTGCACCGTTTTGAACAATTCATTGAAAATAAACTACTCAAACAATGATTTGCTAACAGTTAAAACATTATTATGGTTTGCAAGCATGTTTTACTATAAACAAGAGCAATATCTAtcagattaaatattttagggG
This region of Xyrauchen texanus isolate HMW12.3.18 chromosome 23, RBS_HiC_50CHRs, whole genome shotgun sequence genomic DNA includes:
- the LOC127663440 gene encoding lysine-specific demethylase 3B-like isoform X1, coding for MGDSLGLIGKRLLLLLNDGNSAAAVGAGGEMEQAAWLRGTVRAVSVIGLASPGVEVFMEFEDSPWRQRSWVQVYGDEVRAALMESAIVWANCSDPSLSAVGGATATQWPALMFKPLVDRVGLGSLVPVEFFGTRTLAFLTNGNSLLPFEAEKDLKHTLLQEQLALQAAISSWHSDSELQEILRKGSFTIQGRRVQVYQPEFKESWALGLVSQHDPVSHIMEITMDQGEETQVVDPRVIHVMIAVEKLDESQDRRRKEGDSGKGEGSRRRRTASVGDEDITLKRFKGTGEGVSDNQNGNGSNKDAEAMVTCVKMPAVEIVEGEDGGGGVGGRVMSNSSPVALPSQDSTNNSNSSQQDHSHTRTAGFVKENGSSVPNQERTTSKSTVLPVSTPTPPPLKPAPSPFSNTFPSLGQMPSLVPGAPAPKSSPLLPVSEREDTVLSGYPKTAALVSPGPVTISSPSRENASSVALSAPADANQKSSMWGSTPEASQTSKTPALTTTGFGVGLFGDVPAQTNGSSQEDKPFGFPFAAAKEKQRQESDPSQNLFFQCMSQNQSISQGQSKTFTSLSECLNKEPPSLFKPTAPSEGFKKSVVASASAGLFGSAPAGGLSSLKEQPKVPDIKPTGNGILKNKPFGVVGEAHSKLPATFPTAIVGCQVAGSPEVLKPSLGLGTSGLGTGGSGNRNVNSSNPVSGFSLLTGNKVSETHENLFLLASKETNPFLSYGKAVSQNLLSALSSSKSSSVVLPAPSTSAIPPSVCNSLLGKDPPGNDAKPNLFTMAEPPKGILTPQFAHSSLMTTPTLVAQDGQQTSKPNEGSDVSTRVNDEGRVATSLDQMSQKVSPEERGQSTRRESESSSNSDLSDLSDTEENSGQSQKPGVQATAEENKTQPVAKSRPRSKSFTVGQSVLKDQNKVRRLKQSGESFMQDGSCINVAPHLHKCRECRLERYRKFREQDSDDDDDPNVACRFFHFRRLAFTKKGVLRVEGFLSPTQSDSIAMGLWLPTIAAKEGLDLDTSKYILANVGDQFCQLVMSEKEAMMMIEPHQKVAWKRAVRGVREMCDVCETTLFNIHWVCRKCGFGVCLDCYRLRKNRPPEVDDGPDEEVFSWLKCAKGQPHEPQNLMPTQIIPGTALYSIGDMVHAARGKWGIKANCPCTSRHNKPLVRPGAPNGFSQSGAANSTGNGATSSPATSRPNGESGMGVVVKTEPAEEGDNTDTTSGMSGANTSTTTPAAAQTLGTKDGKGNSSALHWLADLATQKEPKESLRSMMGRDSRPPFGLDSFSTLSKPSGSSPKLFNSLLLGSGPSQPKAEGTSLRDLLNSGPGKLPQGSTEGGVSFPSVFSTTGSDKMKGGLPNFLDHIIASVVETKKAEGRRAAGSAEGGESGSVPRREGVMGLSVLDPNTSHSWLCDGRLLCLQDPSNSNNWKIFRECWKQGQPVLVSGIDKKLKSNLWKPEVFSEEFGDQDVDLVNCRNCAIISDVKVRDFWDGFQVISKRLQGGDGQPMVLKLKDWPPGEDFRDMMPTRFDDLMDNLPLPEYTKRDGRLNLASRLPNFFVRPDLGPKMYNAYGLTSTEDRKVGTTNLHLDVSDAVNVMVYVGIPEGEGDQANEADLAGFKEVMQTIEEGDVDEMTKRRVYEIKEKPGALWHIYAAKDAEKIRELLRKVGEEQGQENPPDHDPIHDQSWYLDQTLRHRLYEEYGVQGWSIVQFLGDAVFIPAGAPHQVHNLYSCIKVAEDFVSPEHVKHCFRLTQEFRHLSNTHTNHEDKLQVKNIIYHAVKDAVGTLKAHESTKLSRS